Proteins from a genomic interval of Croceicoccus naphthovorans:
- a CDS encoding bile acid:sodium symporter family protein: MFQRITNLFAVWTVLGCVWAWFVPTHFAWVTDGTIRPLGQPLIPVMLGVIMLGMGLTLTLDDFRRVATMPRAVMAGVALQFTVMPLSGAALAGVFGLANGLAVGLILVACCPGGTASNVIAYMARANVALSVTMTMASTLVAIVLTPLLTGWLAGVYIEIDRWNLFVDMVSVVLVPVIVGVAMARYLPGLTRRIVPAAPIISILFVVLIVAGIVGKSRPLIEANAGVLLLAILLLHALGFSLGWLVTRMFGFGTDAQRTISIEVGMQNSGLGASLASTPAFASQFVDPMQAALAPVPSAISALYHVVIGSLLAAMWSRRRSAVTPEAPPETVAA, translated from the coding sequence TTGTTCCAGCGTATTACCAACCTGTTCGCGGTGTGGACCGTGCTCGGCTGTGTCTGGGCCTGGTTCGTGCCTACGCATTTCGCGTGGGTCACGGATGGCACGATTCGCCCGCTGGGGCAGCCTCTGATTCCGGTGATGCTGGGCGTGATCATGCTGGGCATGGGCCTGACGCTGACGTTGGACGATTTCCGGCGGGTGGCGACGATGCCGCGTGCGGTGATGGCGGGCGTAGCGCTGCAATTCACGGTGATGCCCTTGTCCGGCGCGGCGCTGGCGGGCGTGTTCGGGCTGGCGAACGGACTGGCGGTGGGTCTGATCCTTGTCGCCTGTTGCCCGGGCGGGACGGCCAGCAATGTCATCGCCTATATGGCGCGGGCCAATGTCGCGCTTTCGGTGACGATGACGATGGCCTCTACGCTGGTAGCCATCGTGCTTACGCCGCTGCTGACCGGTTGGTTGGCGGGGGTCTATATTGAGATCGACCGATGGAACCTGTTCGTCGACATGGTCTCGGTCGTGCTGGTGCCGGTGATCGTGGGCGTAGCGATGGCGCGCTATCTTCCGGGGCTGACGCGCCGTATCGTCCCGGCGGCTCCGATTATCTCGATCCTGTTCGTGGTGCTGATCGTGGCGGGCATCGTCGGCAAGTCGCGCCCGTTGATAGAGGCGAATGCCGGCGTGTTGTTGCTGGCGATCCTGTTGCTTCATGCGCTGGGCTTTTCGCTGGGCTGGCTGGTGACGCGGATGTTCGGCTTCGGCACCGATGCGCAGCGGACGATCTCCATCGAGGTTGGCATGCAGAACTCGGGTCTGGGTGCCAGCCTTGCCTCGACGCCTGCCTTCGCCAGCCAGTTCGTCGATCCGATGCAGGCGGCGCTGGCCCCCGTGCCCAGCGCGATCTCGGCGCTCTATCATGTGGTGATCGGCAGCTTGCTGGCCGCGATGTGGAGCCGGAGGCGGTCCGCTGTCACCCCGGAAGCACCGCCCGAGACGGTGGCGGCCTGA
- a CDS encoding CpaF family protein has translation MNAFGRRNGMNGNGGGRPSFGVARPMKGAEPLRTQPPMPPSMTDDVPEPDFNAATPEDAALARLAERAALQVEGEAHVEGFEASVHRIKEQVLPRLLERVDPEAAATLTKDELSEEFRPIILEVLAELKITLNRREQFALEKVLVDELLGFGPLEELLSDPDVNDIMVNGPNQTYVERKGKLELAKIKFRDEGHLFQIAQRIVNQVGRRVDQTTPLADARLKDGSRVNVIVPPLSLKGTAISIRKFSEKPITIDMLRDFGSMSDKMATALKIAGASRMNIVISGGTGSGKTTMLNALSKMIDPGERVLTIEDAAELRLQQPHWLPLETRPPNLEGQGAITIGDLVKNALRMRPDRIILGEIRGAECFDLLAAMNTGHDGSMCTLHANSPRECLGRMENMILMGDIKIPKEAISKQIADSVDLIVQVKRLRDGSRRTTNITEVIGMEGDVIVTQELFSYEYLSEGDDGKIIGEHKPSGLRPYTLEKARQFGFDKAYLQACL, from the coding sequence ATGAACGCTTTCGGCCGTCGTAACGGAATGAACGGAAATGGTGGGGGTCGCCCCAGCTTCGGTGTTGCGCGCCCGATGAAGGGTGCCGAACCGCTGCGCACGCAGCCGCCGATGCCGCCGTCGATGACGGACGATGTGCCCGAACCCGATTTCAACGCCGCCACGCCAGAAGATGCGGCCCTTGCCCGTCTGGCAGAGCGTGCCGCGCTTCAGGTCGAAGGCGAGGCACATGTCGAGGGTTTTGAGGCCAGCGTCCACCGCATCAAGGAACAGGTCCTGCCCCGCCTTCTGGAACGCGTAGACCCAGAGGCGGCCGCCACGCTGACCAAGGACGAGTTGTCGGAAGAATTCCGGCCGATCATCCTTGAGGTTCTTGCCGAGCTGAAGATCACGCTGAACCGGCGCGAACAGTTTGCGCTGGAAAAAGTGCTGGTCGACGAGCTGCTGGGCTTTGGCCCGCTGGAAGAATTGCTGAGCGATCCCGACGTCAACGACATCATGGTCAACGGCCCGAACCAGACCTATGTCGAGCGCAAGGGCAAGCTGGAACTGGCCAAGATCAAGTTCCGCGACGAAGGCCACCTGTTCCAGATCGCGCAGCGTATCGTGAACCAGGTCGGCCGCCGCGTCGACCAGACCACGCCGCTGGCCGACGCCCGTTTGAAAGACGGTTCGCGCGTCAACGTAATCGTGCCTCCGCTGTCGCTCAAAGGCACGGCGATCTCGATTCGCAAGTTTTCGGAAAAGCCGATCACCATCGACATGCTCCGCGACTTCGGGTCGATGAGCGACAAGATGGCCACCGCGCTGAAAATCGCAGGCGCAAGCCGGATGAACATCGTTATCTCCGGCGGTACGGGTTCCGGTAAGACGACGATGCTCAACGCCCTGTCGAAGATGATCGATCCGGGCGAGCGTGTGCTGACCATCGAAGACGCCGCCGAACTTCGCTTGCAGCAGCCGCACTGGCTGCCACTGGAAACGCGTCCGCCGAACCTTGAAGGGCAAGGCGCGATCACCATCGGCGACCTTGTGAAGAACGCCCTGCGTATGCGCCCTGACCGCATCATCCTGGGCGAAATTCGTGGCGCGGAGTGTTTCGACCTTCTCGCCGCAATGAACACGGGCCACGACGGTTCGATGTGTACGCTTCACGCCAACAGCCCGCGCGAATGCCTTGGCCGTATGGAAAACATGATCCTGATGGGCGACATCAAGATCCCGAAGGAAGCCATCTCGAAACAGATCGCCGACTCGGTCGACCTGATCGTGCAGGTAAAGCGCCTTCGCGACGGTTCGCGCCGCACCACCAACATCACCGAGGTGATCGGCATGGAAGGCGACGTCATCGTCACGCAGGAATTGTTCAGTTACGAATACCTGTCCGAAGGCGACGACGGCAAGATCATCGGTGAGCACAAACCGTCGGGCCTGCGCCCCTATACGCTGGAAAAGGCGCGCCAGTTCGGCTTCGACAAGGCCTATCTGCAGGCCTGCCTGTAA
- a CDS encoding methyltransferase family protein → MGMFAIDADSARVRFPPPLVFVGFLLIGRAIDDLFGLNPAIPAAVRWILGGGAIAVGAATMAAGLLAFRQAGNNPEPWKRDDAFVVAGIYRFTRNPMYLGMAVASFGIAVAANCLGGLLTLPLAILAVRVFVIGAEEAHLSARFGQSYSEYRDRVRRWI, encoded by the coding sequence ATGGGCATGTTCGCGATCGATGCCGATAGCGCGCGGGTGCGGTTTCCGCCGCCGCTGGTCTTTGTCGGGTTCCTGCTGATCGGGCGGGCGATCGACGATCTGTTCGGTCTGAACCCTGCGATTCCGGCGGCGGTCCGCTGGATTTTGGGCGGGGGCGCGATTGCGGTTGGCGCGGCGACCATGGCCGCGGGGTTGTTGGCGTTTCGGCAGGCGGGCAACAATCCCGAACCGTGGAAGCGGGACGATGCATTCGTTGTAGCCGGTATCTACCGGTTTACGCGCAACCCGATGTACCTTGGCATGGCGGTCGCCAGTTTTGGCATAGCGGTGGCGGCGAATTGCCTTGGCGGGTTGCTTACCCTGCCGCTGGCGATCCTTGCCGTCCGGGTCTTCGTGATCGGGGCGGAAGAAGCCCACTTGTCGGCCCGTTTCGGCCAATCCTACTCAGAGTATCGCGACCGTGTCCGACGCTGGATCTGA
- a CDS encoding NAD(P)H-binding protein translates to MSSRMVLIGATGMVGMALIGEARHFPHVRLTALARREVPLPDGARMEMIIADPANWPGAIADMKPDVLVSALGTTIRQAGGDQQAFRDVDYGLVLQCAKAAAHAGTRQMIAVSSVGADANAKNFYLRTKGEVENALKKLDFARVDILRPGLLRGVRTGEPRKAERIAMIASPVTDLLLNGKYRRYRSIRASEVAAGMLALAGEKAEGRFVHEHDAIRRAPALSRARRHVVPAAGSMAD, encoded by the coding sequence ATGTCTAGCCGCATGGTCCTGATCGGCGCGACCGGCATGGTTGGCATGGCTTTGATCGGCGAGGCACGCCATTTCCCGCACGTTCGCCTGACGGCGCTGGCCCGGCGCGAAGTGCCGCTGCCCGATGGCGCGCGGATGGAGATGATCATCGCAGATCCCGCCAACTGGCCGGGCGCGATTGCCGATATGAAGCCCGATGTGCTGGTCAGCGCGCTGGGCACGACGATCAGGCAGGCGGGCGGCGACCAGCAGGCGTTTCGCGATGTCGACTACGGCCTTGTCCTGCAATGCGCGAAGGCGGCGGCCCATGCGGGGACGCGGCAGATGATTGCGGTCAGCTCGGTAGGGGCGGATGCGAATGCCAAGAATTTCTACCTGCGCACCAAGGGTGAGGTAGAGAACGCGCTGAAGAAGCTCGACTTCGCGCGGGTCGATATCCTGCGTCCGGGTCTGCTGCGCGGCGTGCGGACTGGCGAGCCGCGCAAGGCTGAACGTATCGCGATGATCGCCAGCCCGGTGACCGACCTGTTGCTGAACGGCAAATACCGCCGCTACCGCTCGATCCGGGCGAGCGAAGTCGCTGCCGGGATGCTGGCCCTCGCGGGAGAGAAGGCGGAGGGGCGCTTCGTCCACGAACACGATGCGATCCGCCGCGCCCCGGCGCTTTCGCGCGCACGTCGCCACGTTGTCCCCGCCGCCGGTTCGATGGCCGATTGA
- the gcvPB gene encoding aminomethyl-transferring glycine dehydrogenase subunit GcvPB, whose product MNAPNKSGWKPEMGEGGTTLTQTSSGDAGLALEEPLIFELNGTGKCGVDFDAEPGDVSPALAKFARKAPVDLPGLTEPETVRHYTRLSRQNYAIDLGPFPLGSCTMKHNPRLNEAMARLPGFADIHPLQPMDTVQGAFEVIEQLAEWLCKLTGMEAVAMSPKAGAHGELCGILAIRAALEARGDAREVILVPESAHGTNPATAAFAGYRVENIPATKDGRVDLAALTARLGPDVAGVMITNPNTCGLFEREMKAISDALHAAGGLVYCDGANFNAIVGKVRPGDLGVDAMHINLHKTFSTPHGGGGPGSGPVVLSALLAPFAPIPFVRRDEKGRLRMVEERGVKDNLPQTFGRMTAFHGQMGMFTRALTYILSHGVDGLRQVAEDAVLNANYVLRSLEGDMDAPFGKAGPCMHEALFSDDDLPEGFSTLDIAKGLIDEGFHPMTVYFPLVVHGAMLIEPTETESKQGLDRFIAAMKSLAQRAKAEDESLKSAPHFAPRRRLDETRAARKPVLTYKGEGVPPGTPSLSEIGGS is encoded by the coding sequence ATGAACGCGCCTAACAAGAGTGGCTGGAAGCCCGAGATGGGTGAGGGCGGAACGACGCTCACGCAGACGAGCAGCGGCGATGCCGGTCTTGCGCTGGAAGAACCGCTGATTTTCGAACTGAATGGCACCGGGAAATGCGGCGTCGATTTCGATGCCGAACCCGGCGATGTCAGCCCCGCGCTGGCGAAATTCGCGCGCAAAGCCCCGGTCGATCTGCCCGGCCTGACCGAGCCTGAAACGGTGCGCCATTACACGCGCCTGTCGCGCCAAAACTATGCCATCGACCTTGGCCCGTTCCCGCTTGGGTCGTGCACGATGAAGCACAATCCGCGCCTGAACGAGGCGATGGCGCGGTTGCCCGGATTTGCCGATATTCATCCGCTTCAGCCGATGGACACGGTGCAGGGTGCGTTCGAGGTGATCGAGCAACTGGCCGAATGGCTGTGCAAGCTGACCGGCATGGAAGCCGTGGCGATGAGCCCCAAGGCGGGCGCGCACGGCGAACTGTGCGGCATCCTCGCGATCCGCGCCGCGCTGGAGGCTCGCGGCGATGCGCGCGAAGTGATCCTCGTGCCCGAATCCGCGCATGGTACGAACCCGGCGACGGCGGCCTTCGCGGGCTATCGCGTCGAGAATATTCCGGCAACAAAGGACGGGCGAGTCGACCTCGCGGCGCTGACTGCGCGCCTCGGTCCCGATGTGGCGGGGGTGATGATCACCAATCCCAACACCTGCGGGCTGTTCGAGCGTGAGATGAAGGCGATCTCCGACGCGCTCCATGCTGCGGGCGGGCTGGTCTATTGCGACGGGGCCAACTTCAACGCCATTGTCGGCAAGGTGCGACCCGGCGACCTTGGCGTCGATGCGATGCACATCAATCTGCACAAGACCTTCTCGACCCCGCACGGCGGCGGCGGGCCCGGCTCCGGCCCGGTCGTGCTGTCCGCACTGCTTGCGCCGTTTGCGCCGATCCCCTTCGTCCGTCGCGACGAAAAGGGCCGGTTGCGCATGGTCGAGGAACGCGGCGTGAAGGACAACCTGCCGCAGACCTTTGGCCGCATGACGGCGTTCCACGGCCAGATGGGCATGTTCACCCGCGCGCTGACCTATATCCTCAGCCACGGGGTCGACGGTTTGCGTCAGGTTGCGGAAGACGCGGTGTTGAACGCGAACTACGTCCTGCGCAGCCTTGAGGGCGATATGGACGCGCCGTTCGGAAAGGCTGGCCCCTGCATGCACGAAGCGCTGTTTAGCGACGACGACTTGCCCGAAGGCTTCTCGACGCTCGACATCGCTAAGGGCCTGATCGACGAGGGGTTCCACCCTATGACGGTCTATTTCCCGCTCGTCGTGCACGGTGCGATGCTGATCGAGCCGACCGAGACCGAGAGCAAGCAGGGCCTCGACCGCTTCATTGCCGCGATGAAGAGCCTTGCGCAGCGCGCGAAGGCCGAGGACGAGAGCCTGAAATCCGCACCCCACTTCGCCCCGCGTCGCCGCCTTGACGAAACGCGCGCCGCCCGCAAGCCGGTGCTGACCTACAAAGGTGAAGGCGTGCCGCCGGGCACCCCAAGCCTTAGCGAAATCGGCGGAAGCTGA
- the gcvT gene encoding glycine cleavage system aminomethyltransferase GcvT, whose protein sequence is MSDHETDTDVETIETLPLDAWHRERGARMVPFAGYHMPIQYEGILAEHAWTRENAGLFDVSHMGQLMVTGDGAAEALEALMPGDFSALKPGRIRYSLLLDEHGGILDDLMVTNVTPPDAAAPEYYLVVNGATKWEDIGHLREHLPDEITLSHLDERALLALQGPKAAAALDRIVPGVADTLVFMQGTSVEWQGVQLGVARSGYTGEDGFELSVPADKAVALADALVAFDEVKPIGLGARDSLRLEAGLPLYGHDITEDTDPVAADLTFAISKARREQGGFPAADKILDTLAKGPSAKRVGMTIEGRMAAREGAPVFAGQAQVGQVTSGGFAPTVGGPIAMGYVESGHAMSGTKLQIEVRGKMLEATVTDMPFVPHRYHRKKKA, encoded by the coding sequence TTGAGCGATCACGAAACCGATACCGACGTCGAAACGATCGAGACGCTGCCGCTGGATGCGTGGCACCGCGAACGCGGCGCGCGCATGGTGCCGTTTGCGGGCTATCACATGCCGATCCAGTATGAGGGCATCCTCGCGGAACATGCCTGGACGCGCGAAAACGCGGGCCTGTTCGACGTGTCGCACATGGGCCAGCTGATGGTGACGGGTGACGGCGCGGCAGAGGCTCTGGAGGCGCTGATGCCCGGCGATTTCTCGGCGCTGAAGCCGGGGCGCATCCGATATTCGCTGCTGCTGGACGAGCATGGCGGCATTCTCGACGACCTGATGGTCACCAATGTCACTCCGCCCGATGCGGCCGCCCCGGAATATTACCTCGTCGTCAACGGCGCGACCAAGTGGGAAGACATCGGCCACTTGCGCGAACACCTGCCCGACGAGATCACGCTGAGCCATCTGGACGAACGTGCCCTGCTGGCCTTGCAAGGGCCGAAGGCGGCGGCTGCGCTGGACCGGATCGTGCCCGGCGTCGCCGATACGCTGGTGTTCATGCAGGGCACTTCTGTCGAATGGCAGGGCGTACAACTGGGCGTGGCGCGGTCGGGCTATACCGGAGAGGACGGTTTCGAACTGTCGGTTCCCGCGGACAAGGCAGTTGCATTGGCCGATGCGCTGGTCGCTTTTGACGAAGTAAAGCCGATCGGGCTGGGCGCGCGGGATTCGCTCCGGCTGGAGGCAGGCCTGCCGCTCTATGGCCACGACATTACCGAGGATACCGATCCCGTCGCCGCCGACCTGACCTTCGCGATCAGCAAGGCGCGGCGCGAGCAGGGCGGTTTCCCGGCGGCGGACAAGATCCTGGACACGCTGGCCAAGGGGCCGAGCGCCAAGCGGGTCGGCATGACGATAGAGGGCCGGATGGCCGCACGCGAAGGCGCGCCGGTCTTCGCCGGGCAAGCGCAAGTCGGGCAAGTCACCAGCGGCGGCTTTGCGCCCACCGTCGGCGGCCCCATCGCCATGGGTTATGTCGAGAGCGGGCACGCCATGTCGGGCACCAAGCTTCAGATCGAAGTGCGCGGCAAGATGCTGGAGGCGACCGTCACCGACATGCCGTTCGTACCACACCGTTATCACCGTAAAAAGAAGGCCTGA
- a CDS encoding DUF938 domain-containing protein, producing MSDAGSDSPQPFELANSAAKQHAPATERNRDPIARVLQEILPQTGAVLEVASGTGEHAVHFARMFPHLKWQPTDYSDAAIASIAAWRAEASLPNLLPPLRLDLMGGAWPTSAADAIFCANMTHIAPWEATCGLFDGAGRVLTDQGMLVVYGPFVETDVETAPSNLAFERSLRQRDASWGLRDLDAVDRLARKAGMVRTQRIEMPANNLMLIYSRRT from the coding sequence GTGTCCGACGCTGGATCTGATAGCCCGCAACCCTTCGAACTGGCGAACAGTGCCGCGAAACAACACGCGCCCGCGACCGAGCGGAACCGCGATCCGATTGCGCGGGTGCTGCAAGAGATCCTGCCGCAGACCGGCGCAGTGCTGGAAGTGGCAAGCGGAACGGGCGAGCATGCGGTGCACTTCGCCCGCATGTTCCCGCATTTGAAGTGGCAGCCGACAGATTATTCCGATGCTGCGATTGCGTCGATTGCGGCTTGGCGCGCCGAGGCGAGTTTGCCGAACCTGTTGCCGCCGCTTCGCCTCGATCTGATGGGTGGTGCTTGGCCGACGTCGGCGGCGGATGCGATCTTCTGTGCGAACATGACTCATATCGCGCCGTGGGAGGCGACTTGCGGGCTGTTCGACGGGGCAGGGCGGGTTTTGACCGATCAAGGAATGCTCGTCGTCTACGGACCGTTTGTCGAGACGGACGTAGAGACTGCGCCATCCAATCTGGCTTTCGAACGATCCTTGCGCCAGCGCGATGCGTCCTGGGGTCTGCGCGATCTCGATGCTGTCGACCGATTGGCACGCAAGGCAGGGATGGTTCGCACGCAGCGGATCGAGATGCCCGCGAACAACCTGATGCTGATTTATTCGCGCCGCACCTAA
- the gcvPA gene encoding aminomethyl-transferring glycine dehydrogenase subunit GcvPA, with translation MRYLPLTPDDRTEMLATIGAGSVDALFRDVPAQVLNPAFEGLPPHASEMAVERHMKALARKNLSAGDVPFFLGAGAYRHHVPASVDHLIQRGEFLTAYTPYQPEIAQGTLQVLFEFQTQVARLFGTDIANASMYDGSTACWEAIAMAGRITRRDGVVIGPIHPHYLSTARTMAKFTKDEIRELSPALIADAGDDAVIGMIDDKTSCVVVQYPDILGRIPDLAKIADAAHAKGALLVTVVTEPVALGLLESPGALGADIVVGEGQSLGVGLNFGGPYLGLFGAREKYTRQMPGRLCGETVDADGKRGFVLTLSTREQHIRREKATSNICTNSGLCALAFSIHMTLLGGEGLDRLARINHARAVYAAEKLAAIQGVELVNQRGFFNEFTLKLVGHDAREVAHRLAQRQILSGVALGRLYPDATDLAEGLVVCVTETCTDEGIATLVAALAEELA, from the coding sequence ATGCGATACCTTCCGCTTACCCCTGACGACCGCACAGAAATGCTTGCCACCATAGGTGCGGGCAGCGTGGACGCGTTGTTCCGCGACGTTCCCGCCCAAGTGCTGAACCCCGCCTTCGAAGGCCTGCCGCCGCATGCCAGCGAAATGGCGGTGGAGCGGCACATGAAGGCCTTGGCGCGCAAGAACCTGTCGGCGGGCGACGTGCCGTTCTTCCTTGGCGCGGGGGCCTATCGCCACCACGTTCCGGCCAGCGTCGATCACCTGATCCAGCGCGGCGAGTTCCTGACCGCCTATACGCCCTATCAGCCGGAAATCGCGCAGGGCACTTTGCAGGTCCTGTTCGAATTCCAGACGCAGGTTGCGCGCCTGTTCGGCACCGATATCGCCAATGCATCCATGTACGACGGGTCGACCGCGTGCTGGGAAGCGATCGCGATGGCCGGGCGGATTACAAGGCGCGATGGCGTGGTGATCGGGCCGATCCACCCGCATTATCTGTCGACCGCGCGGACGATGGCGAAATTCACCAAGGACGAAATTCGCGAATTGTCGCCCGCGCTGATCGCCGATGCCGGTGATGACGCGGTGATCGGCATGATCGACGACAAGACATCGTGCGTCGTCGTGCAATATCCCGACATTCTCGGCCGCATTCCCGATCTGGCCAAAATCGCAGACGCAGCCCACGCCAAGGGCGCGCTGCTGGTGACGGTGGTGACGGAGCCGGTTGCGCTGGGCCTGCTGGAAAGCCCGGGTGCGCTGGGCGCTGACATCGTCGTGGGCGAGGGGCAGTCGCTGGGCGTTGGCCTGAACTTCGGCGGGCCGTATCTGGGCCTGTTCGGTGCGCGTGAGAAGTACACCCGCCAGATGCCGGGGCGTCTTTGCGGGGAGACCGTGGATGCCGATGGCAAGCGCGGCTTCGTGCTGACGCTCTCCACCCGTGAACAGCACATCCGGCGGGAGAAGGCGACGAGCAACATCTGCACGAACTCCGGTCTTTGCGCGCTGGCGTTCTCGATCCACATGACGTTGCTGGGCGGTGAGGGGTTGGATCGTTTGGCGCGGATCAACCATGCCCGCGCGGTCTATGCGGCGGAGAAGCTGGCTGCCATTCAGGGCGTCGAACTGGTCAATCAGCGCGGTTTCTTCAACGAATTCACGCTGAAGCTGGTCGGCCACGATGCCCGTGAAGTCGCGCACCGGCTGGCGCAGCGGCAGATCCTGTCGGGCGTGGCGCTCGGGCGGCTCTATCCCGATGCGACCGATCTGGCCGAAGGGCTGGTGGTCTGCGTGACCGAGACTTGCACCGATGAGGGTATCGCGACCCTTGTCGCCGCTCTGGCGGAGGAACTGGCATGA
- a CDS encoding class I SAM-dependent methyltransferase, with translation MAEAGTPQAWDAKAYGTFGSFVPALGQAVLDLLAPVAGESILDLGCGDGVLTARIAETGADVLGHDADAGLLARAKERGLAVRQGDGQALDYDDAFDAVFSNAALHWMPDHPAVYAGVYRALKPGGRFACECGGFGNIAAIRTAIRAVAERHGQDPIDRQNYPSVVRATRELEAAGFRVDAIALNPRPTPLADGMAAWLNTFRHGFFDQQGGAAMIAETTELLAPQLQDPDGNWTADYVRLRFLAFKD, from the coding sequence ATGGCCGAAGCCGGCACCCCGCAGGCATGGGATGCCAAGGCGTACGGGACGTTCGGTTCGTTCGTCCCTGCGCTGGGGCAGGCCGTGCTCGATTTGCTCGCGCCTGTGGCCGGGGAGAGTATTCTCGACCTTGGTTGCGGCGACGGGGTGCTGACAGCGCGGATTGCCGAAACCGGGGCCGATGTGCTGGGCCATGATGCCGATGCCGGGTTGCTGGCGCGCGCGAAAGAGCGTGGGCTGGCGGTGCGGCAGGGGGACGGACAGGCGCTGGACTACGACGATGCGTTCGATGCGGTGTTCTCCAACGCGGCGCTGCACTGGATGCCCGATCATCCGGCGGTATATGCGGGCGTCTATCGCGCGCTGAAACCCGGTGGGCGCTTCGCCTGTGAGTGCGGCGGGTTCGGTAATATCGCCGCGATCCGCACCGCCATCCGGGCTGTGGCCGAACGCCATGGGCAGGACCCGATCGATCGGCAGAACTACCCCAGCGTAGTGCGGGCGACGCGCGAACTGGAAGCGGCCGGTTTTCGCGTCGATGCCATCGCCCTGAACCCGCGCCCAACGCCGCTGGCCGATGGTATGGCGGCTTGGCTCAACACCTTCCGCCATGGATTTTTTGACCAGCAGGGCGGCGCGGCGATGATTGCCGAAACCACCGAACTGCTTGCCCCGCAATTGCAGGACCCGGACGGCAACTGGACCGCCGATTACGTCCGCCTGCGTTTTCTCGCCTTCAAGGACTGA
- a CDS encoding DMT family transporter, which translates to MASGANIAVEGPRQRPLLALVFRLGSALALATMFMLVKLSHQEGVHITQILFARQVLVIPIFLGWLAWRGQLSVMRSDRLGSHGVRAVYGTIGMVFNFGAPILLPLAVATTLGFTAPIFAVLLSFFVLREHVGHWRWSATLLGFAGILIVIDPRGSTIPLTGALVGIGAAFMVALISIQIRDMTRTEHPIAIVTWFAIFSSPVLFIASLFGDWHISFDQVLLLIGIAVFGSIGQLLIALSLRMGQVSSVIVMDYSMLVWATLYGWTIFDSLPSATLWLGAPLVILAGTIIVWRESVLAKQRNSELAI; encoded by the coding sequence ATGGCTTCGGGCGCAAACATCGCTGTCGAAGGGCCGCGGCAACGCCCGCTGCTTGCTCTGGTTTTCAGGCTGGGGTCGGCGCTGGCGCTGGCCACGATGTTCATGCTGGTAAAACTGAGCCATCAGGAAGGCGTCCACATCACGCAAATTCTGTTTGCGCGACAGGTCCTTGTCATTCCCATATTTCTGGGCTGGTTGGCATGGCGCGGGCAACTCTCCGTCATGCGGTCCGATCGATTGGGATCGCACGGCGTTCGGGCCGTTTACGGTACCATCGGCATGGTATTCAATTTCGGCGCACCCATCCTCTTGCCACTGGCCGTGGCGACGACGCTTGGCTTTACCGCCCCGATCTTTGCCGTGCTGCTGTCGTTCTTCGTCCTTCGCGAACACGTCGGACACTGGCGCTGGTCGGCAACTCTGTTGGGTTTCGCCGGAATCCTGATCGTCATCGACCCTCGGGGAAGCACGATCCCGTTGACCGGCGCGCTGGTCGGCATCGGGGCCGCCTTCATGGTCGCGCTGATCTCGATCCAGATCCGCGATATGACGCGGACCGAGCACCCGATCGCGATCGTTACCTGGTTCGCGATTTTTTCCTCGCCGGTCCTCTTCATTGCCAGCCTGTTCGGCGACTGGCACATATCGTTCGATCAGGTGCTGCTGCTGATCGGCATCGCCGTCTTCGGTTCGATCGGACAATTGCTGATCGCCCTTTCACTGCGAATGGGGCAGGTTTCCAGTGTGATCGTCATGGATTATTCGATGCTGGTCTGGGCCACGCTTTATGGCTGGACGATTTTCGATAGCTTGCCATCGGCAACGCTATGGCTGGGCGCGCCGCTGGTTATTCTGGCGGGGACGATCATCGTCTGGCGCGAAAGCGTCTTGGCGAAGCAACGGAACAGCGAACTCGCGATTTAG
- the gcvH gene encoding glycine cleavage system protein GcvH: MTTYFTKDHEWISVDGPLGTVGITDYAQEQLGDITFVELPGEGDSIAKGDSVSVVDSVKAASDVYTPVSGEVREANAALADEPELVNSKPEGEGWLFKVLLSDAAELDGLMDEAAYKAYVESL; encoded by the coding sequence ATGACGACCTATTTCACCAAGGACCACGAATGGATTTCGGTCGACGGCCCGCTGGGCACCGTCGGCATCACCGACTATGCGCAGGAGCAGCTGGGCGACATTACCTTCGTCGAGCTTCCGGGCGAGGGCGACAGCATTGCCAAGGGCGATTCCGTGTCGGTCGTCGATTCGGTCAAGGCCGCGTCGGACGTCTACACGCCGGTGTCGGGCGAAGTGCGCGAAGCCAATGCTGCGCTGGCTGACGAGCCGGAACTGGTCAACTCCAAGCCTGAGGGTGAAGGCTGGCTGTTTAAGGTTCTGCTGTCCGACGCGGCCGAACTGGACGGGTTGATGGATGAAGCCGCGTACAAGGCCTACGTCGAGAGCCTGTGA